From Leopardus geoffroyi isolate Oge1 chromosome B4, O.geoffroyi_Oge1_pat1.0, whole genome shotgun sequence, a single genomic window includes:
- the LRTM2 gene encoding leucine-rich repeat and transmembrane domain-containing protein 2 isoform X1: MLARGSGPEQRTGLAVLWRQIYWITCWITLYAVEALPTCPFSCKCDSLSLEVDCSGLGLTMVPPDLPAATRTLLLLNNKLSALPSWAFANLSSLQRLDLSNNFLDQLPRSIFRDLTNLTELQLRNNSIRTLDRDLLQHSPLLRHLDLSINGLAQLPPGLFDGLPALRSLSLRSNRLQNLDRLTFEPLASLQLLQVGDNPWECDCNLRDFKHWMEWFSYRGGRLDQLACTLPKELRGKDMRVVPMEMFNYCSQLEDENSSAGLDIPGPPCTKASPEPAKPKPGAEPEPEPSTACPQKQRYRPVSVRRAIGTVIIAGVVCGIVCIMMVVAAAYGCIYASLMAKYHRELKKRQPLMGDPEGEHEDQKQISSVA, translated from the exons GGATCACCTGCTGGATCACCCTGTATGCTGTGGaggccctccccacctgccccttctcctgTAAGTGTGACAGCCTCAGCCTGGAGGTGGACTGCAGTGGCTTAGGCCTCACCATGGTGCCCCCGGACTTGCCCGCTGCCACCCGAACCCTCTTACTCTTGAACAATAAGCTGAGTGCCCTGCCTAGCTGGGCATTCGCCAATCTGTCCAGCCTGCAGAGGCTGGACCTATCCAACAACTTCCTGGACCAGCTGCCCCGTTCCATTTTCCGGGACCTGACGAATCTTACAGAGCTGCAGCTGCGCAATAACAGCATCAGGACCCTGGACAGGGACCTGCTGCAGCACTCGCCCCTGCTTCGCCACCTGGACCTGTCCATCAACGGCCTGGCCCAGCTGCCCCCTGGCCTTTTCGATGGACTCCCGGCTCTGCGCTCCCTATCACTTCGCTCCAACCGTCTGCAGAACCTGGACCGGCTGACATTTGAACCCCTCGCAAGCCTGCAGCTGCTGCAGGTTGGGGACAATCCCTGGGAATGCGACTGTAACCTACGTGATTTCAAGCACTGGATGGAGTGGTTTTCCTACCGAG GGGGGCGCCTGGACCAGCTTGCCTGCACCCTACCTAAGGAACTGAGGGGGAAGGACATGCGTGTGGTCCCCATGGAGATGTTCAACTACTGCTCCCAGCTGGAGGATGAGAATAGCTCAGCTGGGCTGGATATTCCTGGGCCACCCTGTACCAAGGCAAGCCCTGAACCTGCTAAACCCAAGCCAGGGGCtgagcccgagcccgagcccaGCACTGCTTGCCCCCAGAAGCAGAGGTATCGGCCGGTGAGCGTGAGGCGGGCCATCGGCACGGTGATCATCGCGGGGGTTGTCTGTGGCATTGTCTGCATCATGATGGTGGTGGCTGCTGCCTATGGCTGCATCTATGCCTCCCTTATGGCCAAGTACCACCGGGAGCTCAAGAAGAGGCAGCCCCTAATGGGGGACCCGGAGGGTGAGCATGAAGACCAGAAGCAGATCTCTTCTGTGGCGTGA
- the LRTM2 gene encoding leucine-rich repeat and transmembrane domain-containing protein 2 isoform X2 codes for MLARGSGPEQRTGLAVLWRQIYWITCWITLYAVEALPTCPFSCKCDSLSLEVDCSGLGLTMVPPDLPAATRTLLLLNNKLSALPSWAFANLSSLQRLDLSNNFLDQLPRSIFRDLTNLTELQLRNNSIRTLDRDLLQHSPLLRHLDLSINGLAQLPPGLFDGLPALRSLSLRSNRLQNLDRLTFEPLASLQLLQVGDNPWECDCNLRDFKHWMEWFSYRGGRLDQLACTLPKELRGKDMRVVPMEMFNYCSQLEDENSSAGLDIPGPPCTKASPEPAKPKPGAEPEPEPSTACPQKQRYRPVSVRRAIGTVIIAGVVCGIVCIMMVVAAAYGCIYASLMAKYHRELKKRQPLMGDPEGTPAQRP; via the exons GGATCACCTGCTGGATCACCCTGTATGCTGTGGaggccctccccacctgccccttctcctgTAAGTGTGACAGCCTCAGCCTGGAGGTGGACTGCAGTGGCTTAGGCCTCACCATGGTGCCCCCGGACTTGCCCGCTGCCACCCGAACCCTCTTACTCTTGAACAATAAGCTGAGTGCCCTGCCTAGCTGGGCATTCGCCAATCTGTCCAGCCTGCAGAGGCTGGACCTATCCAACAACTTCCTGGACCAGCTGCCCCGTTCCATTTTCCGGGACCTGACGAATCTTACAGAGCTGCAGCTGCGCAATAACAGCATCAGGACCCTGGACAGGGACCTGCTGCAGCACTCGCCCCTGCTTCGCCACCTGGACCTGTCCATCAACGGCCTGGCCCAGCTGCCCCCTGGCCTTTTCGATGGACTCCCGGCTCTGCGCTCCCTATCACTTCGCTCCAACCGTCTGCAGAACCTGGACCGGCTGACATTTGAACCCCTCGCAAGCCTGCAGCTGCTGCAGGTTGGGGACAATCCCTGGGAATGCGACTGTAACCTACGTGATTTCAAGCACTGGATGGAGTGGTTTTCCTACCGAG GGGGGCGCCTGGACCAGCTTGCCTGCACCCTACCTAAGGAACTGAGGGGGAAGGACATGCGTGTGGTCCCCATGGAGATGTTCAACTACTGCTCCCAGCTGGAGGATGAGAATAGCTCAGCTGGGCTGGATATTCCTGGGCCACCCTGTACCAAGGCAAGCCCTGAACCTGCTAAACCCAAGCCAGGGGCtgagcccgagcccgagcccaGCACTGCTTGCCCCCAGAAGCAGAGGTATCGGCCGGTGAGCGTGAGGCGGGCCATCGGCACGGTGATCATCGCGGGGGTTGTCTGTGGCATTGTCTGCATCATGATGGTGGTGGCTGCTGCCTATGGCTGCATCTATGCCTCCCTTATGGCCAAGTACCACCGGGAGCTCAAGAAGAGGCAGCCCCTAATGGGGGACCCGGAGG GGACACCGGCCCAGAGGCCTTGA